Below is a window of Georgenia soli DNA.
GAGGGCCCCCTGTCTCCCCTCCTCCTCGAGCGCGGGGCGATCGTGCGCGTCCACGCCTTTCCGGTGCTGCGCAGGGCCCTGCTGCGCCCCCGGGCGCTGGCGCAGCTCGTCCTCCGCTCCCCCGTGACCGTCTGGCGCCTGCGTGGCCGGCTCCGCGCCTCCGGTGCGGCCGCCGTCTACGTCAACACCCTCACGATCCCGCTGTGGCTCGTCGCCGCCAGGCTCGCCGGGGTCCCGACGCTCTGCCACAGCCACGAGGCGGAGCGGCTGGCGCGGCCGGTCCAGCTCGCGCTGACGGCGCCGCTGCTGCTCGCCGACCGCGTCATCGCCAACAGCGAATCCACGCGGGCGGTCCTCACGGGCACGGTCCCCCGCCTCACCGCACGCACGGTGGTGGTCCACAACGGCGTGCCGGACCCCGGTCCGCCCGCGCCGCTGCGACGGCGGCGTCCCGAGGACGATCTCAGGCTCGTGCTCGTCAGCCGGCTCTCGCCCCGCAAGGGCGTGCACGTGGCCCTGGAGGCGCTGACGCTCCTGCGCGGGCAGGGACGCCGGGCGACCCTCGAGATCTGCGGCAGCACGTTCCCGGGGTACGAGTGGTACGAGCGCGAGCTCCGCGCCCGGGCCGACCGGCCCGACCTGGCGGGCGCGGTGACGTTCCACGGCTACGTCGCTGAGACCCGTGAGGTGCTGGACGCCGCCGACGTCGTTCTCGTGCCCTCGTTCGGCGAGTCCTTCGGCAACGTGGCGGTGGAGGGCATGCTCGCCGGCCGCCCGGTGGTCGCCTCGGACGTGCAGGGGCTCGCCGAGGTCCTCGACGACGGCCGCACGGGCCTGCTCGTGGAGCCGGGGTCGGCCGAGGCGCTGGCCGCCGCTGTCGCGTCCCTCGCGGACGACGCCGACCTCGCCGCCCGGCTCGCCGCGGCCGCGCGGCAGGAGGCCACGTCACGGTTCGCGACCGCCGAGTACCGGGCCCGGGTCTCCACGCTCGCCCGCCTGGTCGCCCGGACCGGGGGACGCGGTCAGCGGCGCCCCGGCAGGCGGAGGTGGCGGAACCGCGGCGAGTAGCCGGAACCGTCGATCACCTCGAGCCAGCCGGCGCGGTTGAGGGTGTGCAGCCGGCGCCCCGGCCACTGCGGTCCCGGCCCGAGCCTGGCGACGACGCGCTGTTCGAACGCCTCGTCGTCGAGCCGGGTGATCTCCGCCAGCGCGAGGGCGGCACCGTACCCGCCGCGCCCGTCCTGGACGGGCCGGACGAGCCGGCCGCCGCGGGACACCACCCTCCCCGCCGGGCGGGCGGAGGAGATGTCGACGAGCACCGGGTTGGCCGCGTGCGGCCGCCACGGCCCCTGGAGCCGGTCGGCGGACCACAGGTGCAGCGCGTCGGAGTAGGAGCCACCGTCCCTTACGGTCGCGCTGAGCCACCAGCGGCCGCGGTGCCGGAAGGCGGTCGCGTCGCTGACCTCGCCCCCCTCGAGCAGCACCTCCTCCAGGGACCAGCCCTCCGGGAAGCCGCCCGCCCGGTACAGCTCGACCGTCCCGGCGGCCGAGGTCTCCGGGATCATCCAGAACTCGCCGTGCTCGTGCAGGACGAACGGGTAGGACAGGTGCACCGCGTGCTCCAGCACGGGCCGCGGGACGCCGGCCGGGCCGTCGTCGGTGAACTCCACGACCGAGACCACCCCGCGCCCGAGCCCGTGGTCGAAGTCCTCGACGAACAGGTACGTCCGGCCGTCGACGGCGAGCGGGAAGGGGTCGGCGTAGAAGTGCTGCCCGTCGTCCGGCAGCTCGTGCCAGCCCCCGGGCGGGTGCGCGCCCAGGTCGAGGACGTCCGGACCGTCCACCCGGCGCCAGCCCACGCGCCAGTGCGGCGCACGGTAGAGCTGGCGGTAGACGCGGTGCACGGCGGCGCGCAGCACCGACCTGGCCGCGTGCGACGTCGCCCGTCCGGGGCGGAGCTCCGGCGACTCTCCGTCGGCGGGCAGGTCCGGCGCGGCGGGGCGCCCGGCGCCGGGCCGCGGACCGTCGAGGGCCGCGAGGACGAGCTGCGTGCAACGCGCCAGGAGATCCTCGAAGGCGGCGACCACCACGCCCGGCGTCTCGCTGCCGGGACGTCCCGCGGCGAGCGTGCGGCCCGCCGCGAGGTCGACCACCCGCACGACCGGGGGCCGGCCCGCCAGCAGCGCGGCCAGCGCGGCCTCCTCCCCGGCTCCGCCGTCGAACGTCAGGTGCCACGTGCGGACACCGTCGTCCCGAGCGTCCGGGCCGTCCCGCGCGTCGCCGTCCGCACCGCCGGCGAGGTCCAGCACGACGTCGGCACGCGAGTCCCCGTCGAGGTAGGGACGCAGGGCGCCCCCGTCCACCGGTGCGGCGCGCCCGACCGGGAGCCCGTGCAGCCTCCGCTCGAGGAGGAGGAGCCGCTCGACCTCCGCCGACGGCGGCCCGGACGGACCGTCGCCCCACCGGACGGTGACCTCCAGGTCGGGTCGGCGCGCCAGCTCGGCGACCAGCTCGTGGTGCCAGCGGCGCAGCGCGCGCGGGTCGAGCCGGACCTGGAGTCGCACGCGCTCACCTCGGCTCTCGTACGCCGCCCGCACCTCTCGTGCGCGGACCGCGGGCGGGACCGGGCCGGGCGGGACCCGGCCGGCGGGACCGTCATGCTAGCCACGCCCGAGGCCGCGCCGAGGCTCTTTGACGCCGAGGGGCGCCCGGACGCTACGCCGTCGTCCCGACCTTCGCCGCAGCGGCGACGGACGCCTTGAGGACCGACTCGATGAGCTCGTCCACCCACTCCAGCAGGGCGGCGTCACGCAGCGGCCTCCCCCCGAGCTTCGCCGTCATCGGGAACGGCACGAGGATCGCGCGCACCGCCGGCTTGAGCACGGTGCCCGGGTAGAGCCGCTTGAGCCGCAGCTCGGCGGACTCCGGCAGCTCGACCGGGGCGAAGCGCAGGTACTTGCCCTGGGCGGTGATGTCGGCGAGCCCCACCGAGCGTGCCTTCTCGCGCAGCGCGGAGACGGCGAAGAGGCGCTCGACCGGCTCGGGCACAGGCCCGTACCGGTCCGTCAGCTCCTCGCGCACCGCCTGGATCGACGCCTCGTCCCCGGCCGCGGCGATCTTGGCGTAGGCCTCCAGGCGCAGGCGCTCGTGGGCGATGTAGTCGTGCGGGACGTGGGCGTCGATCGGCAGCTCGACCTTCACGTCGGCCTTCTCCGTCTCCTTCTCGCCGCGGAACTCCGCGACGGCGTCGGACACCATCCGCACGTACAGGTCGAACCCGACCCCGGCGATGTGCCCGGACTGCTCGCCGCCGAGCAGGTTCCCGGCGCCGCGGATCTCCAGGTCCTTCATGGCCACCTGGATGCCGGCGCCGAGGTCGGTGTGCGCGGCGATCGTGGCGAGCCGGTCGTGCGCGGTCTCGGTCAGCGGCTTCTCCGTGGGGTAGAAGAAGTACGCGTACGCCCGCTCGCGCCCGCGGCCCACACGCCCGCGCAGCTGGTGCAGCTGAGACAGGCCGAGCTGGTCGGCCCGCTCCACCACGAGGGTGTTCGCGTTGGAGATGTCCAGGCCGGTCTCGACGATCGTGGTGCAGACCAGGACGTCGAACTCCTTGTTCCAGAAGTCCTGGATGACCTTCTCCAGCTGGTGCTCGCCCATCTTGCCGTGGGCGACGGCGACGCGCGCCTCCGGCACCAGCTCGGCCAGGCGGGCGGCGGCCTTGTTGATGGAGGAGACGCGGTTGTGCACGTAGAAGACCTGGCCCTCGCGCAGCAGCTCGCGGCGGATCGCCGCCGCGACCTGCTTCTCCTCGTACGCGCCCACGAAGGTCAGCACGGGGTGCCGCTCCTCGGGCGGGGTGGCGAGGGTGGACATCTCGCGGATGCCGGTGATCGCCATCTCGAGGGTCCGCGGGATCGGCGTGGCGGACATCGCGAGGACGTCGACGTTGGTGCGCAGCTGCTTGAGCGTCTCCTTGTGCTCGACGCCGAAGCGCTGCTCCTCGTCGACGATGACCAGGCCGAGGTCCTTGAACCGCACCTCGCCGGTCAGGAGGCGATGGGTGCCGATGACCACGTCGATCTTGCCGGAGCGCACCCCCTCCTTGACGTCGGCGGCCTCGGCGTCGGACTGGAAGCGCGAGAGCGCGCGGACCGTGACCGGGAAGCCGGCGTAGCGCTCGGAGAAGGTGTCCAGGTGCTGCTGGACCAGGAGCGTCGTCGGGACGAGGACGGCCACCTGCTTGCCGTCCTGGACCGCCTTGAACGCCGCGCGCACCGCGATCTCGGTCTTGCCGTAGCCGACGTCGCCGCTGATGAGGCGGTCCATCGGGTACGGCTTCTCCATGTCCGCCTTGACCTCCTCGATCGTGACCACCTGGTCGGGGGTCTCGATGTAGGGGAAGGCGTCCTCCAGCTCGCGCTGCCAGGGGGTGTCCTGGGCGAAGGCGTGGCCCTTGGTGGACATGCGGGCGGCGTACAGGCGGATGAGCTCGGCGGCGATCTTCTTGACCGCCTTCTTCGCCGAGGCCTTGGTCTTCGCCCAGTCCGAGCCGCCCATCTTGCTCAGCGTCGGGGCCTCGCCGCCGGTGTACTTCGTCACCTGGTCGAGGGAGTCGGTGGGCACGAAGAGCCGGTCGCCGGGCTGACCCCGCTTGGAGGAGGCGTACTCGATGACGAGGTACTCCCGCGTGGTCGCGTCCCGGCCCGAGCCGACCGTGCGCTGGACGAGCTCGACAAAGCGCCCGACACCGTGCTGCTCATGGACCACGTAGTCCCCGGCGCGCAGCGCGAGGGGGTCGACGACGTTGCGCCGCTTCGACGGCATGCGCCGCATGTCGCGGGTGGAGGTGCCCGCGCGGCCGGTGATGTCCGCCTCGGCGACCAGGGCGAACTTCAGCTCCGGGGCGACGAAGCTGCGCCCCGACGCGGCGGTGGTCACCAGGACCACGGCCGCGGGCGGCTCCTCGGGGACGTTCTCGACGAGCCGGGCGGGCACGTCACCAGCGGCGAGCTGCTCGCTCATGCGCCGGGCGGGACCGGGGCCCTCGGTGGTGAGGACGAGGCGCCAGCCCTGGTGGACGAGGTCGGCGAGGTCCTTGAGCGCGCGCTCGACGTCGCCGTTGTAGCGCTCGACGTCGCGGGCCCCGACCGCGAGCGCGGACCCGGTGGTCGCCGGGGCCTCGTCCGCCCCGGCCAGCTCGGGGTCGGA
It encodes the following:
- a CDS encoding glycosyltransferase family 4 protein, with product MAGEVRRRMVVVHPSPDVYGSDRQLLESVAGLVADGWEVEVVLPAEGPLSPLLLERGAIVRVHAFPVLRRALLRPRALAQLVLRSPVTVWRLRGRLRASGAAAVYVNTLTIPLWLVAARLAGVPTLCHSHEAERLARPVQLALTAPLLLADRVIANSESTRAVLTGTVPRLTARTVVVHNGVPDPGPPAPLRRRRPEDDLRLVLVSRLSPRKGVHVALEALTLLRGQGRRATLEICGSTFPGYEWYERELRARADRPDLAGAVTFHGYVAETREVLDAADVVLVPSFGESFGNVAVEGMLAGRPVVASDVQGLAEVLDDGRTGLLVEPGSAEALAAAVASLADDADLAARLAAAARQEATSRFATAEYRARVSTLARLVARTGGRGQRRPGRRRWRNRGE
- a CDS encoding glucosamine inositolphosphorylceramide transferase family protein; this translates as MRLQVRLDPRALRRWHHELVAELARRPDLEVTVRWGDGPSGPPSAEVERLLLLERRLHGLPVGRAAPVDGGALRPYLDGDSRADVVLDLAGGADGDARDGPDARDDGVRTWHLTFDGGAGEEAALAALLAGRPPVVRVVDLAAGRTLAAGRPGSETPGVVVAAFEDLLARCTQLVLAALDGPRPGAGRPAAPDLPADGESPELRPGRATSHAARSVLRAAVHRVYRQLYRAPHWRVGWRRVDGPDVLDLGAHPPGGWHELPDDGQHFYADPFPLAVDGRTYLFVEDFDHGLGRGVVSVVEFTDDGPAGVPRPVLEHAVHLSYPFVLHEHGEFWMIPETSAAGTVELYRAGGFPEGWSLEEVLLEGGEVSDATAFRHRGRWWLSATVRDGGSYSDALHLWSADRLQGPWRPHAANPVLVDISSARPAGRVVSRGGRLVRPVQDGRGGYGAALALAEITRLDDEAFEQRVVARLGPGPQWPGRRLHTLNRAGWLEVIDGSGYSPRFRHLRLPGRR
- the mfd gene encoding transcription-repair coupling factor is translated as MKLTGLLPLLRRDPAIADAVRLAREPVLPPLLHVNVPLGVRAPLAAELTATGRPLVVVTATGREADEAAAALRHFLPDDDVAVFPAWETLPHERLSPRSDTVARRLAVLRRLAHPTADGGQSGEIKVLVMPVRALLQPVVQGLGELEPVSLAVGQEADLEQVAADLAAAAYTRVDMVERRGEFAVRGGILDVFPPTESHPMRLEFWGDEVEEIRWFAVADQRSLEIAEHGLWAPPCRELLLTEKVRERAARLVEDLPGAADMLERMSQGIAVEGMESLAPVLVDGMQPVLDLVPDSSLVVLSDPERVRRRAHDLVATTEEFLAAAWASAAQGGKTPLDLRAASFAQLAEARALALTRGLGWWSFSALPTDVELSDPELAGADEAPATTGSALAVGARDVERYNGDVERALKDLADLVHQGWRLVLTTEGPGPARRMSEQLAAGDVPARLVENVPEEPPAAVVLVTTAASGRSFVAPELKFALVAEADITGRAGTSTRDMRRMPSKRRNVVDPLALRAGDYVVHEQHGVGRFVELVQRTVGSGRDATTREYLVIEYASSKRGQPGDRLFVPTDSLDQVTKYTGGEAPTLSKMGGSDWAKTKASAKKAVKKIAAELIRLYAARMSTKGHAFAQDTPWQRELEDAFPYIETPDQVVTIEEVKADMEKPYPMDRLISGDVGYGKTEIAVRAAFKAVQDGKQVAVLVPTTLLVQQHLDTFSERYAGFPVTVRALSRFQSDAEAADVKEGVRSGKIDVVIGTHRLLTGEVRFKDLGLVIVDEEQRFGVEHKETLKQLRTNVDVLAMSATPIPRTLEMAITGIREMSTLATPPEERHPVLTFVGAYEEKQVAAAIRRELLREGQVFYVHNRVSSINKAAARLAELVPEARVAVAHGKMGEHQLEKVIQDFWNKEFDVLVCTTIVETGLDISNANTLVVERADQLGLSQLHQLRGRVGRGRERAYAYFFYPTEKPLTETAHDRLATIAAHTDLGAGIQVAMKDLEIRGAGNLLGGEQSGHIAGVGFDLYVRMVSDAVAEFRGEKETEKADVKVELPIDAHVPHDYIAHERLRLEAYAKIAAAGDEASIQAVREELTDRYGPVPEPVERLFAVSALREKARSVGLADITAQGKYLRFAPVELPESAELRLKRLYPGTVLKPAVRAILVPFPMTAKLGGRPLRDAALLEWVDELIESVLKASVAAAAKVGTTA